The sequence TACGCCTGCCCGCCCAGGTTCTGCTCGCCTTCCTGGTCGAGCAGCAGGACACGCTTTCCGGCGTCGGCCAGCTCGGCGGCGGCCACCAGCCCGGCCAGGCCGGCACCCACCACGATCACGTCTGCATCCAGGGTTGGCATCGCATTCCTCCTGCGGGATCAGGGGGTCCCGTCCGCCGCCAGCGTATCAGAGCGCCCCGGGCCGCTGACCTCAGTGAAAGATCAGCGTCACCGCCAGCGGCGCGCCGGGCGTCAGGCGGTCGGTGGGTCCGCCGAACCGGGTGCCGTCCGGCAGGGTGCCGCGGGCGTGGAACACCGGGTGAATCGTTTTGGTGTCCCCTTCGGGTGCGGCCTCGGCGAAGAACCGGAACGCGCGTTTCATGACGTGACCGTCACCGGTGACGGGGCCGTAGCTCTCCACGGTGTCCACCTCGCCGCTGTTCCACAGCACCGCGCTGAGATCGGCAACGGGGGCAGCCAGCGGCGGGGTCACGGTCACGACCATGACGCCTTCCAGCGTGGTGGCGTTCATGGCGGTGTTCGGGAAGCCCTCGTACTGCACGGTGATCTGCAGGGGGTCGTCCGGCGCGGATGGGGTGAGGCCGCCTCCGGTGGGCGGAGCGCAGGCGACCAGCAGCGACAGGGCGACGACTCCGGCGAGGTGCTTCATGGGGTGCCTCCAGCGGTTGAACGCGGCCATTTCTCCGGCCTGCGCTCAGGCGGGTGCGGACTGCGCCTGCGCCACACGGTGGTGCAGCGCCTGGGCCTCTTCGGGCAGGCCCGCCTCCTCGTAGGCGCCGGCGGCCTGCTGGAAGTAGCTGTCCGCCTCCCGGTGCCGGAAGGTCTTGACCGCTTCCTGCCCGGCCTGCTCCAGCCAGCGCGCCGCCTGCCGGGGATCGCGGCCCTCGCGCCAGTGCCGCGCCACCCGGGCCGGGTGGGCGCCGAGCTGGCCGAGGGTGCGCGCCGCGCTGCGGTGGAGCAGGTGGCGCACCGCGCTCGGCACGCTGCGGCGCACCGCCTCCGCCACGAGGTCGTGTTCAAACCGCGAGCCGCGCACGATCTGGGCGCGTTCCAGTTCCTCCCACGCCTCGGCCATCTCCAGCAGCGGCGCTCCCAGCGTCTGCGCCACGATATCGAGGTCGAAGTCGCTTTCCAGCACGGCGGCGGCGCGCGCCGCATGCAGCGCCGAGGGCGACAGGCGGGCCAGCCGCGACGCGATCACGGCGCTGGCCTTCTCGGGCAGCGGCAGCGTCTCCGGCAGGGTGCCGGTACGCCGCTGGACCTCGTGCACGCTGCGCGCGGTTTCCAGCAGCAGCAGCGGATTGCCGCCGGTGAACTGACCCAGGGCCGCCGCCAGTTTCGGGTCCGGCGAGATGTCCAGCTGCCCCACCAGCTGCTCGACCGCCGACGCGTCCAGCGGTTCCACCTCGACCAGCGCGACCAGCTTCGCGTCTACCATCGTCTGCAGCACCATGCTCTGGAATGGCGACAGCTCACCCTTGCGGAAGATGTGGATGGTGCGGTACGTCGCGTCGGGTCGCCCCCACCCGAGATTTGCGAACACGAATCCGCCCGCCTCGACGCTCGCGTCGTCCATAAACTGCACGTCGTCGAAGGCCATGGCCCTCAGCCCGTGGGTCACCGCCGCGCCCAGCGCCTCGGTCTTTGCCTGCCAGAAGCGCAGTTTCTGGACTTCGGACGTGATGGGCGCGGGGGCGCCGCCCAGTTCCGGCAGGATCCGCGACAGCTCCTCGCGGATCCACGGTTCGAGCTGGAGGTCCGGGTAGGCGGCCAGCACCTGCCGGTAGGTGCGGGCGTGCGTGG comes from Deinococcus sonorensis KR-87 and encodes:
- a CDS encoding ATP-binding protein codes for the protein MPQAHEFWQLTLLGRPQLCRPDGEVVRCEGKVLGMLAYLALEGSSPRSRVAGLLWPDTVESSARNNLVHLLRRMTRTFGAELVLAGETLALNGQLQVDVHGTRGAGELLEGTDWSGLPEFHDWVLAWRTRLDGERAASWRAEAQQLEDAGAYGEALTVTRRVRDLDPLSEEGLRREMRLLYLMGEVSSALQVYEQAVQALRTTLGTEPLPETQQLARDIGRSAVLHPGPGPTPAALPVSVARPPTLVGREKQWAQMEAAWANGQGIVLTGEPGVGKTRLALDFLDAHGGGLRFEGRPGDAGLPYATHARTYRQVLAAYPDLQLEPWIREELSRILPELGGAPAPITSEVQKLRFWQAKTEALGAAVTHGLRAMAFDDVQFMDDASVEAGGFVFANLGWGRPDATYRTIHIFRKGELSPFQSMVLQTMVDAKLVALVEVEPLDASAVEQLVGQLDISPDPKLAAALGQFTGGNPLLLLETARSVHEVQRRTGTLPETLPLPEKASAVIASRLARLSPSALHAARAAAVLESDFDLDIVAQTLGAPLLEMAEAWEELERAQIVRGSRFEHDLVAEAVRRSVPSAVRHLLHRSAARTLGQLGAHPARVARHWREGRDPRQAARWLEQAGQEAVKTFRHREADSYFQQAAGAYEEAGLPEEAQALHHRVAQAQSAPA